A portion of the Segatella copri DSM 18205 genome contains these proteins:
- the nhaD gene encoding sodium:proton antiporter NhaD: MTTLTISIIVVFVLGYALIATESLTKVNKAAIALLMLVGCWTLYMVDPMQYLQLMHPDYTGGAAGMVEKVTGIIQEHLGDTATTLFFLMGAMTIVEIVDQNGGFNWVRKVMKTKSKRALLWRIAVLTFILSAILDNLTTSIVMIMILRKLVTDHKDRMVYASLVIIAANSGGAFSPIGDVTTIMLWNKGLITAAGVIAEIFIPSVVSMVIPALILQTMLKGELLMPEVSAQQNASVSDFTEGQRKAVFWLGVGGLIFVPIFKSITHLPPFVGILLVLGVLWTATEVFYRGLHRGADAEGTQKRVTKLLSRVDMSTILFFLGILMAVSCLAEIGVLTALGQGLNVVFDGNHYLVTGIIGVLSSIVDNVPLVAGCMGMYPVAAAGDMAVDGVFWQLLAYCAGVGGSMLIIGSAAGVVVMGLEKITFGWYMKHISWIAFVGYIAGIVCYWFIRTFLYAI, translated from the coding sequence ATGACTACACTTACAATTTCTATTATTGTCGTTTTCGTGCTCGGCTATGCACTCATAGCTACCGAAAGCTTGACTAAGGTAAACAAGGCTGCAATTGCCCTGTTGATGTTGGTAGGTTGTTGGACCCTCTATATGGTGGATCCAATGCAGTATCTCCAGTTGATGCACCCTGATTATACAGGTGGTGCTGCTGGAATGGTGGAGAAGGTGACCGGAATCATCCAGGAACATCTGGGCGATACCGCCACAACACTCTTCTTCCTGATGGGTGCGATGACCATCGTGGAAATAGTTGACCAGAACGGTGGATTCAACTGGGTTCGCAAGGTGATGAAGACCAAGTCGAAGCGTGCGCTCCTCTGGCGTATCGCTGTCCTTACCTTCATCCTCTCGGCTATCCTCGACAATCTGACCACCAGTATCGTGATGATCATGATTCTCCGAAAGCTCGTCACCGACCATAAGGATCGCATGGTTTATGCATCCCTCGTCATCATCGCAGCCAATTCGGGTGGTGCCTTCTCACCAATCGGCGACGTTACCACCATCATGCTCTGGAACAAGGGATTGATTACTGCAGCCGGCGTTATCGCCGAAATCTTCATCCCGTCTGTGGTTTCCATGGTGATTCCAGCCCTCATCCTTCAGACCATGTTGAAGGGCGAACTCTTGATGCCTGAGGTTTCTGCCCAGCAGAATGCATCGGTCAGCGATTTCACCGAAGGTCAGCGCAAGGCTGTGTTCTGGTTGGGAGTAGGCGGTTTGATCTTTGTTCCTATCTTCAAGAGTATCACCCACTTGCCTCCATTCGTAGGAATCCTTCTGGTATTGGGCGTTCTCTGGACTGCTACCGAAGTTTTCTATCGCGGTTTGCATCGTGGAGCTGATGCCGAGGGCACTCAGAAGCGAGTAACCAAGTTGCTTTCTCGTGTTGATATGAGTACCATCCTCTTCTTCCTCGGTATCCTGATGGCAGTATCCTGCCTGGCTGAGATTGGCGTGTTGACTGCTTTGGGTCAGGGCTTGAACGTCGTATTCGATGGCAACCACTACCTGGTTACTGGTATCATCGGTGTGCTTTCAAGTATTGTTGATAATGTGCCTCTGGTAGCCGGATGTATGGGAATGTATCCTGTGGCAGCCGCTGGCGATATGGCTGTAGATGGTGTCTTCTGGCAGTTGCTGGCCTACTGTGCCGGTGTCGGAGGTTCTATGCTGATTATCGGTAGTGCTGCTGGTGTGGTAGTAATGGGCTTGGAGAAGATTACCTTCGGCTGGTATATGAAACACATCTCCTGGATTGCTTTCGTAGGTTACATCGCAGGTATCGTTTGCTACTGGTTCATCCGTACCTTCCTTTATGCTATCTAA
- a CDS encoding VapE domain-containing protein, whose amino-acid sequence MKVTIVHTNNKKQLLVSTKTMEKLLQRIAKDDSRLTVTHFREYVTYMESGYEYYKDMPTWMHIYPAAEFAKDENNNLKMKACNGILMLKFGNITDVDGVEGVKRSVAMLPSTFAAMEGADGKSVIVLVKFCNEDDLLPAEEADAERLYRIAYQQILPVYQAIAKASVLTDGPKPSIEAGSNLSFEPSMHNSFMMTLDAKPYFNNKAVAMKIDSNMHPQNQAFNTEDNQQMNPGSDTSEEEKKVDKNSVRENIMSMMQLLKSKYNFRYNTVMKFVEYMPKEKGWYGFQPVDPRVQKRMTLEVQLADIRVSIKDVRNFLESDYIKNYNPIDEYLFQCYDKWDGKDHIRALARTVPTNNPYWADWFYTWFLGMVDQWRGFTHRQYGNSVAPLLISKQGYNKSTFCRRLLPPELQWGYSDNLILSEKRQVYQAMAQFMVINLDEFNQISPQVQQGFLKNLIQLPTLKYKPPYGSHVMEFPRLASFIATSNITDILTDPSGNRRFIGVELTGPIDVSLRPNYQQLFAQALTALHNGEKSYFDAEQVKLIMKNNCQFEVAEPIDQYFQLYFDLVENEKEGEYLTAAEIFDYLKKQIGSSLKVNSLMGFGRKLANMSELKHKRFADGMKYLVKKK is encoded by the coding sequence ATGAAGGTAACAATCGTTCATACAAACAACAAGAAGCAGCTCCTCGTCAGCACCAAGACGATGGAGAAGTTGCTGCAACGTATCGCAAAAGATGACAGCAGACTTACTGTTACCCATTTCCGCGAATACGTGACCTATATGGAAAGCGGCTACGAATATTACAAGGATATGCCAACATGGATGCACATCTACCCCGCTGCTGAATTCGCCAAAGACGAAAACAACAACCTGAAGATGAAGGCGTGCAACGGTATCCTGATGCTGAAATTCGGAAACATCACGGATGTGGACGGCGTGGAGGGCGTGAAGCGCTCGGTTGCCATGCTGCCTTCTACCTTTGCTGCGATGGAAGGTGCTGATGGTAAGTCGGTTATCGTATTGGTGAAATTCTGCAATGAAGATGATTTGCTGCCTGCTGAGGAGGCGGATGCCGAACGACTGTACCGCATCGCTTACCAGCAAATTCTGCCTGTATATCAGGCGATTGCCAAGGCTTCGGTGCTCACAGACGGACCGAAACCTTCTATAGAAGCGGGCTCAAACCTGTCTTTTGAGCCTTCGATGCACAACAGTTTTATGATGACGCTCGATGCGAAACCTTATTTCAACAATAAGGCGGTAGCGATGAAAATTGACAGCAACATGCACCCTCAGAACCAGGCTTTCAACACAGAAGATAATCAGCAGATGAATCCTGGTTCCGATACTTCGGAAGAAGAAAAGAAAGTTGACAAGAACAGCGTTCGCGAGAATATCATGAGCATGATGCAGCTGCTGAAAAGTAAATATAACTTCAGATACAACACGGTGATGAAATTCGTGGAATACATGCCGAAGGAGAAGGGGTGGTATGGTTTCCAGCCTGTGGATCCGAGAGTGCAGAAGCGCATGACGCTGGAGGTGCAGCTCGCTGATATCCGGGTGAGCATCAAGGATGTAAGGAATTTTCTGGAGTCTGATTATATCAAGAATTATAATCCGATAGATGAATATCTCTTCCAATGCTACGACAAATGGGACGGGAAGGACCATATACGTGCCTTGGCTCGTACGGTTCCTACCAACAATCCTTACTGGGCAGACTGGTTCTACACCTGGTTTCTGGGCATGGTTGACCAGTGGCGCGGCTTTACCCATCGCCAGTATGGCAACTCGGTGGCTCCGCTTCTCATTTCCAAGCAGGGTTACAACAAGAGTACTTTCTGTCGCCGGCTGTTGCCACCGGAGCTGCAATGGGGATATAGCGATAATCTGATTCTGTCAGAAAAACGTCAGGTTTATCAGGCGATGGCGCAGTTTATGGTCATCAATCTCGATGAGTTCAACCAGATTTCGCCACAGGTGCAGCAGGGATTTCTGAAGAATCTCATCCAGTTGCCTACACTGAAATACAAGCCTCCGTATGGCAGTCATGTCATGGAATTTCCTCGTCTTGCCTCGTTCATCGCCACGAGCAACATAACGGATATTCTCACCGATCCATCCGGCAACCGAAGATTCATCGGTGTGGAACTGACGGGGCCGATCGATGTGAGCTTGCGTCCGAACTATCAGCAGCTTTTCGCCCAGGCGCTGACTGCTTTGCACAATGGCGAGAAGAGTTATTTTGATGCGGAACAGGTGAAGTTGATCATGAAGAACAACTGTCAGTTTGAGGTGGCTGAGCCGATAGACCAGTATTTCCAGCTCTATTTTGATTTGGTTGAGAATGAGAAAGAGGGTGAATATCTGACTGCTGCCGAGATTTTCGACTATCTGAAAAAGCAGATAGGTTCATCGCTCAAGGTGAACAGTTTGATGGGATTCGGCAGAAAACTGGCGAATATGAGTGAGTTAAAACATAAGAGATTTGCAGATGGAATGAAGTATCTTGTAAAGAAAAAGTGA
- a CDS encoding DUF6078 family protein, whose product MDEKELLKKAFEYGNVPSNITYCFTEPCPMKNKCIHYLSGLYKNEKTDRGDAIFPNALKNGNCKYFAPLRVVKMAWGFDKLFAEMKVKDAPALRAEMRDYLGSKGQYYRYKLGQLKLLPEQQAYIKQLFDRYGYKDVEFDHFSEEIDFTKS is encoded by the coding sequence ATGGATGAAAAGGAATTACTGAAAAAGGCTTTTGAGTACGGAAACGTACCTAGCAACATCACCTACTGTTTCACCGAACCATGTCCGATGAAAAACAAATGTATCCACTATCTATCCGGTCTCTACAAAAACGAGAAGACTGATAGAGGGGATGCCATTTTCCCAAATGCCCTGAAAAACGGGAATTGCAAGTACTTCGCTCCGCTGCGTGTCGTGAAAATGGCATGGGGATTCGACAAACTCTTTGCCGAAATGAAAGTGAAAGACGCTCCTGCACTGCGCGCCGAAATGAGAGACTACCTCGGCAGCAAAGGACAATACTACCGTTACAAACTGGGACAACTGAAACTCCTGCCGGAACAACAGGCATATATCAAACAGCTCTTCGACAGATACGGATATAAAGATGTTGAATTCGACCATTTCTCAGAAGAGATTGATTTCACTAAAAGCTAA